A stretch of the Salvelinus sp. IW2-2015 unplaced genomic scaffold, ASM291031v2 Un_scaffold2005, whole genome shotgun sequence genome encodes the following:
- the si:ch211-45c16.2 gene encoding mitogen-activated protein kinase kinase kinase 13 yields MCIERPVSLSRHALDIREHYERKLERANNLYMELSAIMLQLEVREKELIKRELAVEKKYPGNYKRSHLVRPIVRPNAVEKFIKKKGSISHKTGMPPAKRPDLLRSEGILSLEVLSSPSPLSASPKVSTPPGKQRYRSKPRHRRANSKGSHSDFPGVLKTGPGAEATEEQQPLKDHYQPQPLGEHYHHPATGCAVQEHYEHHHHPPPQGPLLPLKNREEGVVNCANNLRYFGPAAALRSPQTDHLQRRLSGTSPDLISTAVVSDSRQRSISVSGPRGPGGRGGTLCPCCLTHPFPGCLHCQEIPPAPSHPELPHYSLLSTCQGSSPSLPRGPDPTAEGEQQEKQDTARKSSLPSGAGLPRNLRPLRKAGDESSEEEEGEVDSEVEFPRRQRPHRCMRSFQSYSTFSSENLSVSEEEEGNTSDRSHSGPLELFSASQEDHLDELLSHTPDIPIDINTQSDGLSDKECAVRRVKTQISLGKLCSDEHSYEVRRKRARERHTNCNWLNLNSLTSSSALASSPIFGTKD; encoded by the exons atGTGTATTGagcgtcctgtctctctctctagacatGCCCTGGACATCAGGGAGCACTATGAGAGGAAGTTGGAGAGAGCTAACAACCTCTACATGGAGCTGAGTGCCATCATGCTACAGCTGGAGGTRCGCGAGAAGGAGCTCATCAA GAGAGAGCTGGCTGTGGAGAAGAAGTATCCAGGTAACTACAAGCGTTCCCACCTGGTGCGTCCCATCGTCAGGCCCAACGCCGTAGAGAAATTCATCAAGAAGAAAGGCAGCATTTCCCACAAGACTGGGATGCCCCCTGctaagag GCCGGACCTGCTGCGTTCCGAAGGTATCCTCAGTYTGGAGGTGCTCTCATCCCCCTCGCCCCTCTCTGCCAGCCCCAAGGTTTCCACACCACCTGGCAAGCAGAGGTACCGCAGCAAGCCCCGGCACCGCCGTGCCAACAGCAAGGGTTCCCACAGCGACTTCCCCGGGGTTCTGAAGACCGGGCCGGGGGCGGAAGCTACGGAGGAGCAACAACCCCTCAAAGACCACTACCAGCCCCAGCCTCTAGGGGAGCACTACCATCATCCTGCCACCGGGTGTGCTGTCCAAGAGCACTAcgagcaccaccaccaccccccaccACAGGGCCCTCTGCTGCCcctgaagaacagagaggaaggggtgGTCAACTGTGCCAACAACCTGCGTTACTTCGGCCCGGCCGCGGCCCTGCGAAGCCCCCAGACAGACCACCTCCAACGCCGCCTGTCCGGCACCAGCCCTGACCTCATCTCTACGGCCGTGGTGTCAGACTCACGCCAGCGCAGCATCTCTGTGTCAGGCCCCAGGGGTCCCGGGGGGAGGGGTGGGACACTGTGTCCCTGCTGCCTGACACACCCCTTCCCAGGCTGCCTGCACTGCCAGGAGATCCCCCCGGCCCCCAGCCACCCAGAGCTGCCACACTACTCCCTGTTGTCCACCTGTCAGGGCTCGTCCCCCTCCCTGCCCAGAGGACCTGACCCCACGGCAGAGGGAGAGCAGCAGGAGAAGCAGGATACAGCTCGGAAGAGCAGCTTACCCTCTGGAGCTGGCCTCCCACGCAACCTCAGGCCCCTGAGGAAg GCTGGTGATGAGtcgtcagaggaggaggagggggaggtggacaGTGAGGTGGAGTTTCCACGGAGACAGAG acCTCACCGCTGTATGAGGTCGTTCCAGTCCTACTCCACCTTCAGCTCAGAGAACCTGTCTGtatctgaggaagaggagggcaaCACCAGTGACCGCTCCCACAGCGGACCCCTGGAGCTCTTCTCAGCCTCTCAGGAGGACCACCTGGATGAGCTGCTATCCCACACACCTGACATCCCCATCGACATCAACACCCAGTCAGACGGGCTGTCTGATAAGGAGTGTGCTGTCCGCAGGGTCAAGACCCAGATCTCCCTGGGGAAACTGTGTTCTGATGAGCACAGCTATGAGGTGAGGcgaaagagagcgcgagagagacatacaaattgcaattggctaaacctaaactctttaacatcatcctcagctctggcatcttccccaatatttggaaccaaggactga